AGCCACGGCGACTACAGCAAAGTCGGCTTCGACTGCTCCGGCCTGATGGTCTACGCGTTCGCGGGCATCGGAGTCGCGCTGCCGCACTACAGCGGCTACCAGTACAACGCGGGCACGCGCGTGCCGGTCGGCGACCGTGAGCGCGGCGACATGCTGTTCTGGGGACCGAACGGCAGCCAGCACGTGGCGTTGTATCTGGGCGACGGGCAGATGGTCGAGGCGCCGGAAAGCGGCGACGTGGTCAAGGTGTCCCCGGTCCGTGAGGGCGGCATCATGCCGTTCGCGGTGCGCATCGTCGACTGATCGGCGGACATTCCGGGTGTCGAGCCGGGGGCTCCGGACCGTCGAATTCCCATTCTGTCGGGTCCGGTTGCGGCATCGGCCGTGATTACCTGGAATAGTTGTGGCAGCACGCACAGGACCAAGGCGAAAGCGGGGATGTTGGTGACTTCGACGGACGGTGTGAGCGGAGCGAACTCGGCGAAGGATACGCCGGTCTCGACGCCCAGCACCCTCGAGCGTGACGTCCAGACCCTGGAGAAGGCGATCTACGAGGTCAAGCGGGTGATCGTGGGCCAGGATCGCCTGGTCGAACGACTGCTCGTCGGCGTGCTCGCGCGTGGTCACGTCCTGCTGGAAGGCGTTCCCGGCATCGCGAAGACCCTCGCCGTGGAGACCTTCGCCAAGGTGGTCGGCGGCTCGTTCGCCCGCGTGCAGTTCACGCCCGACCTGGTGCCCACCGACCTGATCGGTACCCGCATCTACCGGCAGGGCCGCGAGGAGTTCGACACCGAGCTCGGTCCGGTCGTCGCGAACTTCGTGCTCGCCGACGAGATCAACCGCGCGCCCGCCAAGGTGCAGTCGGCGCTGCTCGAGGTGATGGCCGAACGGCACGTGTCGATCGGCGGCAAGACCTACCCGATGCCGGACCCGTTCCTGGTGATGGCGACGCAGAACCCGATCGAGAGCGAGGGCGTGTACCCGCTGCCCGAGGCGCAGCGCGACCGCTTCCTGTTCAAGGTCGTCGTCGACTACCCCTCGGTGGAGGAGGAGCGCGAGATCATCTACCGGATGGGCGTCACCCCGCCGGAGGCGAGCCGTATCCTGCAGCCGGAGGATCTGATCCGCCTGCAGAAGGTCGCGGCCAACACCTTCGTGCACCACGCCCTCGTCGACTACGTGGTCCGGGTGATCGCGGCGACCCGCAAACCGGCCGAGTTCGGGATGCAGGACGTGGCCAGCTGGATCTCCTACGGCGCCTCGCCGCGCGCCAGCCTGGGCATCATCGCCGCGGCCCGTGCGGTCGCGCTGATCCGCGGCCGCGACTACGTGGTGCCGCAGGACGTCGTCGAGGTGATCCCGGACGTGCTGCGCCACCGTCTGGTGCTGTCCTACGACGCGCTCGCCGACGAGATCAGCCCGGAGGACGTCATCAAGCGCGTTCTGCAGACCGTCGGGCTGCCCCAGGTCGCCCCGCAGGCCGTCGCGCCCGGCGTGCCCGCCGCCCCGGCGCAGGGCGCGCCGCAGCAGGTTCCGCAGCCGCCGCAACAGCAGGCCGTTCCCCAGCCGCCTAACGGGCAGCAGTCGCAGCCCGCGGGCACCCTCCCGCCGAAGTGACCTCGGCCTCGGATCCGGTCGCACCAGTGTCGATGTCGCCGTCCCACGCACCGCCGTCCTTCCACGCGGGGGAGCTGACCGACCCCAGGCTCACCGTCGCGCTCAAGACCCTCGAACTCACCGTGCGCCGCAGGCTCGACGGCGTGCTGCACGGCGATCACCTCGGTCTCATCCCCGGACCCGGCTCCGAGCCGGGCGAGGCGCGCGCCTATCAGCCCGGCGACGACGTGCGCCAGATGGATTGGTCGGTCACCGCCCGCACCACCCATCCGCACGTGCGGCAGATGATCGCCGACCGGGAACTGGAAACCTGGATGGTGGTCGATCTGTCGGCCAGCCTCGACTTCGGCACCGCGGCCTGCCAGAAGCGGGATCTCGCCATCGCCGCCGCGGCCGCGATCACCCACCTGACCAGCGGCGGCGGCAACCGGATCGGCGCGGTCGTCGCCACCGGCGAACGGTTGACCCGCATCCCCGCGCGCGGCGGGCGCGTCCACGCCCAGTCGCTGCTGCGCAGCATCGCGACCACCCCGCACGCGCGCGACGGTGTGCGCGGCGACCTGCGTGGCGGCATCGAATCGCTGCGCCGCCCGCAGCGCAAGCGCGGACTCGCGGTGATCATCAGCGATTTCCTGGGTGACATCGATTGGCAGCGTTCGCTGCGCGCGATCTCGGCCAGGCACGACCTGCTCGCGGTCGAGGTGCTCGACCCGCGCGACCTGTCGCTGCCCGACATGGGCGACGTCGTGCTGCACGACCCGGAGACCGGGCGCACCCGCGAGTTCAGCGTGACCGCCACGCTGCGCGCCGATTTCGCGGCCGCCGCGCAGCGCCACCGTGAGCAGGTCGAGCAGGCCCTGCGCAGTTGCGGCGCTCCGGTGCTCACCTTGCGAACCGATCGGGACTGGATCGCCGACGTGGTCCGGTTCGTGTCCACCCGGCGCCACAGCTTCGGCGCCCCGACCGGGCGGGTGCCACGTCAGTGAGTATTTCGCATTTCACCGCACAGATCTGGCTCGGATTCCTCGCCGTCATCGCGCTGATCGCGCTCGGCTATGTGCTGGTGCAGCGCAACCGGCGCAAGCACATGTTGAAGTTCACCAACATGGAGCTGCTGGAGAAGGTGGCTCCGTCGCGTCCGAGCCCGTTCCGCCACGTGGCGGTCGCGCTCCTGCTGGTCGGCCTGGTGTTCCTCACCGTCGCCGCCGCGGGACCGACCGCGGTCAAGAAGGTGCCGCGCAACCGCGCGACCGTCATGCTGGTGATGGACGTGTCGCTGTCGATGGAGGCGACCGACGTCGCCCCGAGCCGCATCCAGGTCGCCAAGAAGGCGGCCAAGGAGTTCGTCGACGGACTGCCCGAAGGCGTGAACATCGGTTTCGTCACCTTCGCAGGCACCGCCTCGGTGATGGTGTCGCCGACGACCAATCACGAGGGCGTGAAGGCCTCGATCGACAACGTCCGGCTGGCCGAACGCACGGCGACGGGTGAAGGCATCCTCACCGCGCTGCAGGCGATCGAGACGCTCGCGACGGTGCTGGGCGGTGCGCAGGAGCCGCCGCCTGCGCGCATCGTGCTGATGTCGGATGGGAAGCAGACGGTCCCGGCGTTCGAGGACGTGGACAATCCGCGCCACGAGTACGTCGCGGCCCGGCTGGCAAAGACCAAGAACGTCCCCATCTCGACGATCTCGTTCGGCACCAGCTGGGGCGAAGTCGAGATCCCGCGGGAAGACGGCAGCAAGGACCGGGTGCGCGTCGCGGTGGACGACGACGCCATGCGCGAGCTCGCACGGCTGTCCGGCGGGGAGTTCTATACCGCCTCGTCGTTGCAGGAGCTGACCAAGGTCTACGACACCTTGGAGCAGCAGATCGGGTACGAGCTGACCAGAGGCGACGCCAGCCGCCCGTGGCTGCTGCTCGGACTGCTGGTGATCGCGACGGGCGTGATCACCGGCCTGCTGTATCGCCAGCGGCTGCCGTAGCGGCGCGGATCGCGCAGGACCATCGTCCGGCCGGTGGCCTCCCTTCGTGGGTGGTCCCGGCCGGTCGGCGTTCATGGCGTCGAGTCGTGGTGTCGTTGTGGCGTTTCACCAATGCTCCGGCACCTCGGTGTCGGTTCGACAGAGGGGGCAGCCCGCTCGTGAGCGATCGATCCGACCAGGTAGGTTGAACCCCATGTCGAACCTCACATCCCGGTCGGTCCTGGTGACCGGCGGTAACCGCGGCATCGGACTCGCGGTCGCGCAGCGTCTGCTTGCCGACGGTCACAAGGTGGCCGTCACGCATCGTGGGTCGGGGGTGCCGGACGGCTTGTTCGGTGTGAAATGCGATGTAACCGACAGTGAGTCGGTGGACGGTGCCTTCGCCGAGGTGGAGGCGCACCAGGGTCCGGTGGAGGTGCTGGTGGCCAATGCGGGCATCACCGACGACACGTTGCTCATGCGGATGACCGAGGAGCAGTTCACCAAGGTGCTCGACGCCAATCTGACCGGCGCGTTCCGGTGCGCCAAGCGGGCGAACCGCGCCATGTTGCGTGCGCGCTGGGGCCGGATGATCTTCCTCGGCTCGGTGGTCGGCATGAGCGGGCAAGCGGGCCAGATCAACTACGCTTCCTCGAAGGCCGGTGTGATCGGTCTGGCCCGCTCGATCACCCGCGAACTCGGCTCGCGCTCGATCACCGCGAATGTCGTCGCGCCGGGCTTCATCGAGACCGACATGACCGCCGACCTGCCCGACGAGATGCGCGACATGGCCAAGAAGTTCATCCCCCTGCAGCGGCTCGGACAGCCGGAAGACATCGCGGCCG
Above is a genomic segment from Nocardia sputorum containing:
- a CDS encoding DUF58 domain-containing protein; translation: MSPSHAPPSFHAGELTDPRLTVALKTLELTVRRRLDGVLHGDHLGLIPGPGSEPGEARAYQPGDDVRQMDWSVTARTTHPHVRQMIADRELETWMVVDLSASLDFGTAACQKRDLAIAAAAAITHLTSGGGNRIGAVVATGERLTRIPARGGRVHAQSLLRSIATTPHARDGVRGDLRGGIESLRRPQRKRGLAVIISDFLGDIDWQRSLRAISARHDLLAVEVLDPRDLSLPDMGDVVLHDPETGRTREFSVTATLRADFAAAAQRHREQVEQALRSCGAPVLTLRTDRDWIADVVRFVSTRRHSFGAPTGRVPRQ
- the fabG1 gene encoding 3-oxoacyl-ACP reductase FabG1, with protein sequence MSNLTSRSVLVTGGNRGIGLAVAQRLLADGHKVAVTHRGSGVPDGLFGVKCDVTDSESVDGAFAEVEAHQGPVEVLVANAGITDDTLLMRMTEEQFTKVLDANLTGAFRCAKRANRAMLRARWGRMIFLGSVVGMSGQAGQINYASSKAGVIGLARSITRELGSRSITANVVAPGFIETDMTADLPDEMRDMAKKFIPLQRLGQPEDIAAVVSFLASEDSAYVSGAVIPVDGGMGMGH
- the moxR1 gene encoding chaperone MoxR1 encodes the protein MLVTSTDGVSGANSAKDTPVSTPSTLERDVQTLEKAIYEVKRVIVGQDRLVERLLVGVLARGHVLLEGVPGIAKTLAVETFAKVVGGSFARVQFTPDLVPTDLIGTRIYRQGREEFDTELGPVVANFVLADEINRAPAKVQSALLEVMAERHVSIGGKTYPMPDPFLVMATQNPIESEGVYPLPEAQRDRFLFKVVVDYPSVEEEREIIYRMGVTPPEASRILQPEDLIRLQKVAANTFVHHALVDYVVRVIAATRKPAEFGMQDVASWISYGASPRASLGIIAAARAVALIRGRDYVVPQDVVEVIPDVLRHRLVLSYDALADEISPEDVIKRVLQTVGLPQVAPQAVAPGVPAAPAQGAPQQVPQPPQQQAVPQPPNGQQSQPAGTLPPK
- a CDS encoding VWA domain-containing protein, coding for MSISHFTAQIWLGFLAVIALIALGYVLVQRNRRKHMLKFTNMELLEKVAPSRPSPFRHVAVALLLVGLVFLTVAAAGPTAVKKVPRNRATVMLVMDVSLSMEATDVAPSRIQVAKKAAKEFVDGLPEGVNIGFVTFAGTASVMVSPTTNHEGVKASIDNVRLAERTATGEGILTALQAIETLATVLGGAQEPPPARIVLMSDGKQTVPAFEDVDNPRHEYVAARLAKTKNVPISTISFGTSWGEVEIPREDGSKDRVRVAVDDDAMRELARLSGGEFYTASSLQELTKVYDTLEQQIGYELTRGDASRPWLLLGLLVIATGVITGLLYRQRLP